The segment GCTTTATGTATGAAGGGGCGAAAACACAGGCAGTCGATGTTCCATCTTTGCGGATGATCTTGTGTGGGGGGTCCTTGGTTCCGGAAAACCTGATTCGCGGGATGAATGAGTTGGGTTATCAGGTGGTCCAGGTATACGGTGCAACGGAATATACCGGTGCCATCACTTATTGGATGCCTCATATGGGCTTGGATCATTGTGACTCGGTGGGTAAATCGGTCTATCTGACTGAGCTGAAGATCATAGATCCAATCACAGGGGAGACCCTGCCCCCGGGAGAAATCGGCGAAGTGGTCTGCCGGGGTCCGCTGATTTTCGCAGGATACTGGAATCAGGAAAAAGCGACGGAAGAAGTGATCCAAAAAGGTTGGTACCACACCCGGGACGTGGGGTGGATGGATGAACAAGGATTGCTGTATATCGTGGACCGATTGCGGGATATGATTATCACCAGCGGGGAGAAGGTTTTCCCGGCACAGGTGGAAAGAGCGATCGATCAAATCGAGGCGGTTGCGGAGTCGGCGGTGGTGGGGGTGAAACATCCGGTATGGGGAGAACTGGCCCGGGCCTATGTGGTCAAGAAAGAGGGTGCCTCCGTCACTGAAGATGAAATCCTTCGCCATACGCGTCGGAAGCTCGCCGACCATAACCTGCATGAGGTTGTTTTTGTCGATGAACTTCCCAAAAACAGCATGGGAAAGGTGATGAAATACCTGCTTCGCGAGTATGCAAACAGGCAAAAGCAGGCTTGATGACCGGGCACAGGGATTGCAAAACCACCCTCATCCCCAAAGGATGTGGGTGGTTTTTTTGTACTCCCCGGCTACTTCATTGCAGAGATGGCGATCAGAACCCAACCGATCAGGAAGGAGATTCCGCCGACAGGAGTGATGGCCCCCAGAGCTTTTACGTTGGTTAAGGCCATCACATACAGGCTTCCGGAAAACAGGACAATGCCCGCCAGCAGGAGGCCGCCGCCGACGGGAAGCAGAGAAGAGGCACTGATTCGATCCATCAGCAGACCGACAAACAGGAGTCCCAGGGCATGGATCATGTGATAATGAGCCCCGGTTTGCCAGTTGGCCAGCATTCGTTCGGATACTTTACCTTCCAGGCCGTGGGCGCCGAAGGCCCCGAGGGCGATGCTCAAAATCATGTTTACAGCTCCGAGAAGGATGAACAGTTTCATCCCGCTCCCCCCTTTAAACGGAGTGACCATTTTTCTCAGTATAAATGTTTCCCCCTGGAAACGCACGCGGGTTCACCCCTTTGACAAATGTGGGCATCAAGTGTGCGGAGTCAATCGAGGAGGACTCCTTTTTTTGGATCATCACACCTGTGATGAAGGCTTTACATATAATGAGTCTTATATTATAATTATTATAAATACGTTGGCCAAAGTCAAATCTGTTGCCGACCACCAAAATCGATAATCATTCTCATGTTTGATCCATGCTGTTTGCCGGGTTCGGCAAGCAGCATGTGTTTCTTTCAGAGAGGATAACAATGAATTTTATTATCAACTACAGCAGGGGCAGGTGTTTATAAGTGATCGACACGAATATGAAAGCATCGGTTCGGATCGGTTCGGGCCCGAAGCAAAAGTTATCAAATAACGATCATCACCATCAGAGGTCTGATTTTCTAAAAACACATGGGGAAGCGATCGCGGCGGGTCTCAGTGGCTTGTTGATCCTGTTGGCTTGGTTGAGCGAAGGGAACCTTGAAACCTTCTCCGTTATTTTGTACCTGACAGCTTATGTGATCGGGGGATTTGCCAAAGCCCGGGAGGGGATCGTCTCCCTTGTGAGTGAGAAGAAACTGGATGTCAACCTGCTGATGCTGCTGGCTGCCGCCGGGGCGGCGGCGATCGGGTACTGGGCCGAAGGGGCGTTGCTGATTTTTATCTTTGCTTTGAGCGGGGCCCTGGAGGAGTATTCCGAGGGAAGAAGCCGCAGAGATCTGTCGGCTCTCCTCTCTCTGAAGCCGGAAACGGCGCGGATTTTGGTGAACGGAGAAGAGCGGGAGATCTCCATCGACGAATTGAGTGTGGGGGATTCCGTTCTGGTGAAACCGGGAGAACAGATTCCTGCTGACGGAACCGTGATCCGGGGAGCATCGGAAGTGAACCAGGCAACCATCACCGGGGAGTCGGTTCCGGTGGAAAAAAACAAGGGGATGGAGGTTTTCACCGGCACGATGAACGGAACCGGCTCCCTCCTCATCCGGGTGGACCGAAGGGCGGAGGAGAGCACCTTTGCCAAAATCCTGCGTCTGGTCCGGGAAGCTGAGGAACAGACCCCCCCTTCCCAAGGTCAGATCGACCGGTTGGAAGGGATCTACGTCAAAGCTGTGCTCGTAGTGACCGGTCTGTTGCTTCTTCTGCCTCCCGTCCTCCTCGGATGGAGCTGGGGAGACACGGTTTACCGGGCGATGGTGTTCATGGTGGTGGCTTCACCCTGTGCCGTGGTCGCCTCCATCATGCCGGCGGTCCTCTCCGCCATGTCCAATGGTGCCCGTAAAGGTCTTCTGTTCAAAGGGGGCGCTTATGTCCAAACTCTCTCCGAAGTCAAGGTGGTCGCTTTTGACAAGACCGGAACCCTGACCCGGGGGGAGCTTGCGGTCACCGACTTGATTCCGTTGGAAGGGATCGATGAGGGGCGGCTGTTGCAGGAGGCGGCGACGCTGGAGTCTCTGTCGGAGCATCCCCTCGCCCGCGCCATCGTCGTCGAAGCGGGTCGGCGGGGGATCACATTCCGGCAACCGGAACGGTTTGAGTCCCAAACCGGCCGGGGGGTGGAGGCTGAATGGGACGGACAGCTCCGGCGTCTGGGCAAGCCGGCGTGGCTTCTGCCCGAGGGGATGTGGAGCGATCAATTGAAACGGTTGGAAGCAGAAGGAAAAACGGTGGTCTGTCTCGCCGATGAAGCGGGACCCATGGGGTTGATCGCATTAAAGGACACGATCCGTCCGGAAGCGAAGGCCGCTGTGGAACAGTTGAAGAAGCTGGGGGTGACCCCGGTCATGTTGACAGGGGACCGTCAGCAAAC is part of the Kroppenstedtia eburnea genome and harbors:
- a CDS encoding DUF423 domain-containing protein — translated: MKLFILLGAVNMILSIALGAFGAHGLEGKVSERMLANWQTGAHYHMIHALGLLFVGLLMDRISASSLLPVGGGLLLAGIVLFSGSLYVMALTNVKALGAITPVGGISFLIGWVLIAISAMK
- a CDS encoding heavy metal translocating P-type ATPase, whose protein sequence is MIDTNMKASVRIGSGPKQKLSNNDHHHQRSDFLKTHGEAIAAGLSGLLILLAWLSEGNLETFSVILYLTAYVIGGFAKAREGIVSLVSEKKLDVNLLMLLAAAGAAAIGYWAEGALLIFIFALSGALEEYSEGRSRRDLSALLSLKPETARILVNGEEREISIDELSVGDSVLVKPGEQIPADGTVIRGASEVNQATITGESVPVEKNKGMEVFTGTMNGTGSLLIRVDRRAEESTFAKILRLVREAEEQTPPSQGQIDRLEGIYVKAVLVVTGLLLLLPPVLLGWSWGDTVYRAMVFMVVASPCAVVASIMPAVLSAMSNGARKGLLFKGGAYVQTLSEVKVVAFDKTGTLTRGELAVTDLIPLEGIDEGRLLQEAATLESLSEHPLARAIVVEAGRRGITFRQPERFESQTGRGVEAEWDGQLRRLGKPAWLLPEGMWSDQLKRLEAEGKTVVCLADEAGPMGLIALKDTIRPEAKAAVEQLKKLGVTPVMLTGDRQQTAEAIARQAGIEQVRAELLPEEKVKALRELEKACGPTVMVGDGVNDAPALAVATVGIAMGAAGSDVALETARVVLMNDDLNKVAEAIALGKRTWKIVRQNLIFAFGVIALLIITNFIQGIPLPLGVVGHEGSTLLVILNGLRLLR